In Coffea arabica cultivar ET-39 chromosome 9e, Coffea Arabica ET-39 HiFi, whole genome shotgun sequence, the genomic window tGTAAAACTCTGCCAAagtcattttcttcttttttttttttaaatgacttAGGGTTTTTAATTACATTATTAGTCCTTAAACTTAATACTTAGTATTAGAATGccatttgacatttttttggcatttttttatACAATAGTGGCCGGACATATGACTGCCACAATGACTTTTTCGAGTAgcaatttgggaaaaaatcgTCAAGGGTACTAAATGTGcgcgaaatttgaaaatttgggtACCAAATTTGTTGTTGCCCAAAATTTGGGGACTAAAACCGCTCATGTGTCAAAATTTGGATatcaaaactgcatttttctctctttttaatTGACATATGATAACTGGGGTGTTGAATCCGACAAACTTTATTATGGTCATTGAGCAATTTACAGACAATCCATAGGGTTGCTCAATAgttaattaaaaatattttttttaaggatAGTCAATTGAAACTTATTAAGTGGATGACCAATGAGTCTAGTTGGCAAAAGTATATGCCAAGTCATTATTTGcaattttttattacttttgtgGCTTTGTATTTGTGTTTGGATGGTaaatttatctcaaataaaatatttcgtttgcatcataaacacatttttcaattcattcTTTTATATTTCCAACTATTTTTTaactcacatacatcacatcacaaaaagtgctatagtaattatttcaaataatattttaaatagtACTCTATTCAAACACATATTATTTTAGTTCTCTTCTTTTATGCCTTCTTCCTCCCTCACTCAACTCTCTGCAGCCCTTCGGGCAAATGCGAATGGAGAAGATTGTGGAGTGCAGAACCGCGGTGGAGGGGACAAGGACATAGAATAGAAGTGGGCTACAGCCAGTCAAATTTGACTTGGCATTCCTTGCCAAATGTACTTATTACATATTACACCCTTAAGTTCTAAAATATTTGTCATCTATTTCACTCTAAAATGTTCCAATATATTTGTTATGCCATACAAGTTAAAgtcatttttaatttctttttccaaTGTTGTCCATTTCTCTATTTATgcacattttatgttaaaattcaaaattcaaaatttggagaatcaaattgaaaagaaaaatacaaatatcATAATTAAAGTATTATTATTAAAAAGTTGGATTCTTGAAGAACGATAAACATATTGGGACGACGGAAAGAGTAATTATGCACTTCTAGCTATTGAGTAACTTATGAATTGTTCATAAATTGTTCAATAACTAGAATAGATCTTGCGGTTAAAATTCACCTACGCAGTTTTTTGGTGAAGGGGGAAGGGGACAGGATGGAGAATCTACCTTGGAAGTCACTGTTGAAGTACTTCTTTGCGATTTCACCTGCATATGGTTGTGCTGAACTTGTTAATTTCAATTTGAAAGATAGAAAAAGTTAAAGatcttaaaaattttgaatagtATAGACAATTTTCCACTATGAATTCTCCAAAAGTTTTTACTTTCCATATCCATAAATTTTACGCATATGTATATCCTTTCATTGTCACATTATGACCTTGAAGTACTTCATGTAGCCAGAATTGATGAACTACATCGAAATGGAGGATGCCCATCATAATTAAACTAATTATGGACGCTTATAATATCCAAGTAATGTAAATCTAATAGATAAAAGGgtcaattattattatttaaccCTTCTATGATTTTGTATTCTACCGCGTTATCCCGCAATTGTTTAACTATTTTTTTCTGGCCCAATCGTTTTACTATATTCACCTAACACCATCTATATTTTTATGgtataatttcataaacctccttTGAGGTTTATGATAATTACATTCAACCCCTTCCTTGTTTCAATaatattacacttacctccttTGATATAAAATGAAATCACTACCGTTCATGCAAGaatccaaccaaaaaaaaagaagaagagtacATTCATCATTTTCTGGCCATCGTTACCAACCCCTTCTTCCCCCAACTATCATACCCATTCCTCAAGCGAAACTCTTTTTCTCGAATATACTTACACCCGCTACCTTCCCTACCTATTTTAGCTCATTTTCAGTGgattctttctttatttcttgcAGTGTACATATGCATATAGGACacttattttcatttattaacaaGGGTTAAAATTAGTTAAATTTAAAATGATCATGTCTCTTCATAGTACATGAAGACAAACGTGTGTAATATGCATCCAAATGTGTATTGTGAAAAATGAGGGGAGAATTCATCGAAGAGAAGTCAATCCCTCTTCAAATCCCAAGTTGACACCTTCTTGTCCCATCACCTAACCGTTCCTCCAAGCGCAACCCGGCTCTTTCCAACACCCATCACACTCCAAAAACCCACCTTTCTCTAAAATGTAGACGAGCACAACCCCATTTTCTTCTCGCATCAGCCCTCTCCTTTACGAGCTGCCTTCCATTCAATGGAAATAAAAGCCTACACACATCGATTAATGCATCCAAAAAGAGTCAACAATGCTAAACCTTAGTTAACTAATCTCTACCTAATTTTTatccaagaaaaataataagttaTAATAGTGATACATGTTTGAATTACAATTACGAGATATCACCCATCCTACGAGAAGTCAAATTTAATACATGCTGATAAACAAAATAATCACCTCATTAAGATACtaatatattgaaaaaaatagcATTAAGATAGTAGTTTTGTTTCATTATAACAATAACAAATTTGTTCTCTCAATCAAGTGATGTTGGTCTAAATGTTCGGACTTGAAAATGAATCAACTCAACTGATGATTCCTTCTGCTTAGCTAAAACATAATTTAGAACAGCCTAAATCATTAaaactcttttcctttttattagTCTTGAGATGAGATGATTTTCGTTTCAGTAACTGCAATGAGATTAACGAGCTAATGTGCAATACACTGCTACTATTGCAACTAGTAGTATACATATCAAGAGTAAGATTTAAAGGGAAGTGAGGGTACAAACCTGGTTGTAGGTATAGCTGGAGGCATAGCCTctatcaagttttcactttttctcttCAGAATTTAAGAATAGCTATCCTGATAACTGTCCTTTACATCCCTCAAGTCCAAACATCTGCATATATAAAAGCTTGTCTTCTGAAACAAAAGTGAGCTTAACTAAAATCCCACTACTAAAATCCCAACTTTACTACTGATGTTGGAGCAAATTTTGTTGCTGGCCCCCTTTTTCtgcttacaattttttttttggggcatgcaaaattttgccttttttttgtttaaggTGATGTATTTGGCTTTCGAATTGTCTAgggttttaaaattttaatgatGGCTTGTTAAGGGAGGAGTAAATATGATTGTACACTAATCCGTATAGCAAATACAACAAAAATATACCACTATAATGTGAACGACTGTACTTGTCCAAGTCCCCATTTTTCCCTGTGAAAGCAAACTCTTGGCCACTACTTTTCTCACGCCTATCTTTATTTTatccgcaacggatcttctgtacCACACCCTGTCTCACATTCTATCCCACTCCTTAGAATCTCGCCAAGTGTCCCTTAATAAACCAACCTCTCAAACAACCCAACTCGGATCATATTAAGTTAATTAATCGATTAACCGGACAAAAAAACTTAATCTCTTTAACAAatataaccaaaatcaagaaaaataaaaattctttaaccAAAATTACAATTTATCAAGGGAAAAACCCTATAACTCAAACAACCTCTGTCCTCTTCATCATCTCTTCTATGAGAAACAACTTTTTTacgaagaaaaataaaaacataattACGGTTGTTTCAGCCTCTGCTTCACtgactcttcttcttcttcctccttcgGATTCCTCAAAACCCTTTTCCCTTTTCCCCCCTCCAACCCATCGATGGAATTCCAACAGCTTTTTCAAAATTGTCACCTGCGCTGCTCCGAAGCATGGCATTCACTCCATTGAAGCAATTGAAACTAGTATCGGGTATCAAGCTGCTATCTTTATCTTTTGCCTTTCTAGAAAATCCAGATTGCTTTTTAGTGCACCCTGGACGAGTTTATTGcggtttcattttttgttcTCTCGGttgcggttttttttttatttgttttgccatttgtagtgatttttttattgtttgagGTTTTTGATGGATGGCGTTAGGTGGGTTTTGTTTCTGGTTAAAGTGGAGGGATATTTGGGCGGTTGATTGTTGAATGTACTGAGTGAAGCTGCTGATTGGTTGCATCGTGGATACTTTACTGAATGTTCTGAAATTTCATCCTTTGATCTGTGATAGGGACTGTGAATTCAATTGGCGACCTAGGCTGGCTTATGGATTGGATTTCCGTTCATGCCTTTCTGTATAACCTTTACTTGTTTGAGTGTAGTTCCTTGTTTTGCAGTGTGGAAAGCATATTCCAATAAATAGGTTTAGGCGAGCCTATTCCTATCTTCTGTAGAGCTCTTCTTCTGTTAGTTTTTGGGgtccttttatttattatttctcTAATAACAATTATAGCTTTAATTTTTTGCCCTTTCATTATTCTGAATTTATACTTGTAAAGCTCACTCAGAGCAGAAGGATGATAAATTAGTCTTTAGTTTGTTTATCCAATCACCTCATTtacttttttgtcttttttttttgggacaaaCTAGTTATCGGTTGTACAGTGTTCTCCAAAGCTTTATTAAATGGTGAGCTCAAAAAAGAAGCTAGAATCTACATAACAATTTTTATCCTGTGTctgaaaaatgatgaatttcCTTGTTTTAATCACCATGCTCTTCGAATTCTTTCTGGGGTGCTGTGCAACTAACAGAGAAATGCTTTCTCACTCTCTCTTTCCCCCAAAGTTCTTTTGTTACGTTtagtttttctaaattttaaagGATAAGTTTACCGATAATTTTAAAGTTACATTTGCTGCAGCAAATTGCAATGGTTTTCTGGTTTTGGTCTATATTGATAGAGGTGCCATCTTGACTTGTATTAGTGTGACTAGTTGCAGGGTTTATGTATTCATTCACTTCATTGTTGTTGTTTACAAAGTTCAATGTTTATGAAAATTATGAAACTTAGATAATTGAAATCTCTTATTTGCAGAATGTTATGCATAATGAAGCTTCAATCATGTAGAGCTTGTAACTTTTTCCCTAATATTGCAGGGGTATCTGATATGATGATAGGTTTTTTCAGTCAACTGGAACTGATTCGTGTTAATGCATCTGAGACTATGGAAGCCTATATCATTCTGCGCAACCTTGATGATGGACAAGAAGAGCAGGAGAGGAAAGGTTCTTgcgtggaggaggaggaggagtggGGTAAGGCAAAGCCATCAACTCTCAAGAACAAACTAAGGGAGGCTCTTGAGGAGGCTTCTGAAGATGGGTCATTGTCTGATAGGACATTTTGCACTGAAGAATCCATTCCTGGCTTTAATGAAGCCTTCAATAAGTTCTTGACTTTGTACCCAAAGTTCCAATGTTCAGAAACAATTGATCAATTGAGACTTGACTTTGTACGGGTTGTTCTCTTATTTTCAAATGCTACAGTATTGGGATTCATCTACATTTAGCTTAAAGGAAATTATTGCAAATTTGAGCAATCATGTACTTCATGGGGGTGCAGAGGAAGGTACTGTGGAGCATGATATTAAAACCAAAATTATGAATTACTTGAACATTCTTGAGAATGAGTTTGTACTTGTTTAAAATGTTGCTGAATCTTATCCTTCCCATTCGAACAAGAGGCTGTTGAATATGTTTGACCATGAGAGCCAGTCTGTGAGTTGGATGGCTCAATGTGCTAAAGCATCGGCAGCGGGAGCCTACCTTTTCATATCTTCTTTTGAATTTCAAGTTTCTTTCAAACGTTATGGGAAAAAGTCCAAAGGCTCGCTTACTTTGTTGGCACAAATCAAATACAGCAACTGTAGTCACGGAATCAAAGAATATATGAACTCCTTGCCCTCAAGTATTATCTCCATATAATACAGAGCATCGCTGGCATAGTCCCcacaaaactcttaattctgcACGACTGAAAAGGCCAGAGAGTAAATAATATTGAGTTCGTATGGACCTTGAACTTTCCACTCTAagagtcctcaaacaaatttagcaaattacatcaaattggCCTGCTTAGCTTAGCAAATTAAGCAAATTAGAAGCTTACAGTTTGATTGGCCTGCGCAGAGAAGGGAGACAAGGATCGCATGTGCCAGCACAAAAAAGTAACCATCATGCAAACTTTAACATATTTTCTAACTACTAATTACAAGCCTACAGGCAGTCCTAATAAACAAAATCAAACGTATAAAACGCAAAACACCCTCCTAATAAATATGGGAGCAACCCTTTTCCCTTTTACCTTACAGTTTGATTCATCTTCCTCTTAGGAATTTGCTCGAACAGGTGGTGAGCTTAGcaaattacatcaaattggCCTGCGTAGCTAGAAAGAAAATGCCCTGAaagcaaattatttttaaaaaaaaaagatgcaaagATTACCAGAACCGTTCAAATTCCGGAGGTAGCAGAATTAAGTTGCATGCTCAAACACAACTTCGGACCATAAGAAACCCACCAAGGTTTTTAAGAAATAAGTTGTTTCTCACCTTTGGGAAGAGCTTCGAAGCTTTATCTAATCCTCGTAAAAAAGTTGTTTCCCATGAGAAGAGATGATGAAGAGGACAGAGGTTGTTTGAGTTATAGGGTTTTTTCCGTTGATAAATTGTAATTTTGGTTAaagagtttttatttttcttggttttgattaTATTGATTAAAGAGATTAAGTTTCTTTGTCCGGTTAATcgattaattaatttaatatggTCTGAGTTGGGTTGTTTGAGAGGTTGGTTTATTAAGGGACACTTGGCGAGATTCTAAGAAGTGGGACAGGATGTGAGACAGGGTGTGatacagaagatccgttgcgtaTTTTATCCCTTTATGTTAGGTATTTCCATCCCTGATTTGTAGATATTTTCGCCTATGTCTTACATGAAGTGATAAATAATTAAGGATAGAGAGAGCTGTAGTATGTGGGAAACTTCCAAAATGACAGACTTGTCATGCTactaaaattcaaaagaaaatagaCCCAATGGctatgaagtttacaaaagtgGATACCTATTATCAAACCAATCATTCTCGTATTTCCTGGATGAAGTGGTCATAATTTCTAACCTAGCAAAAATACGAAAGAAACTTGAAAGGGTAAATAGGTGTAAGACTTCAAAGGATAGCTACCTTGATAACCATCATCTACATTCCCCAGGGCCAAAATTCTATTATATAAGCTTGTCTTCTCCCAAGCATTCCCAGCAAAAGCCGCATACTTGATATCTGCAGTCATGGCTTCTCATCAGCACATAATGATTTGTTTCTTGGCCTTGCTCTCCTCATTGTTTTCACGACTGCTATTACCCCGTCCACCGTCGCACTTGACAAGATTGCATTACCTGTAGCTTCAGCTACCATTTTTGGTCGCTTGTTTTGCACTAATACGGGGAATCTTTTACCTATTGGCATTACTCCTCCTCTATCTGGAGCCAATGTCTCGATCACTCGCAATCTTGCTGGTACCAGTACCACTACCATTGCCAGCACTGTGGCAACTACAGCCACAAATGCCAATGGGTTCTTCAAACTCACCCTATAAGGAGCTCAACCGACAACGGCTCTGGTGTCACGGCCGCGACCACATTTCTTTCCACTTGCTCAGTCGCTGTCCGGCTTCCAATCGGACAATGCTCAGCTCTGCCACGGGGTGGGCTCCTCAGAGCACCCGTTGCTATCCCCCCTTCAGCAGGTGCCATTGCTTAACACTAATGTAATTTGTTACAAAGCTTACAGACAAGGAAATCGAATTAACCAAGGGGAATGTAAGTAGGTTATTGTTGCACTAATAATATATTGTACTAAAATTATATTTCAGAGTAGGTATTTTTTACCACATAAATATATGTGGGAAGAGAGAATATAATCATATATACAGACAAATATTTAaccaaattttatttatttataactCCACAAAAAATAATGAACAATTCGTAGGCTTTCTTTTTTAGCTCACGGAGTTTCACTGtttcctccaaaaaaaaaaaaactattcagCTTTTAACTTTCAAGAAACATAGCTCCACACGCCAAATTATATCAACCAGTGGATATACTAGAACTTCCTGGTTTGAATTAATTAAAAGGCAACTACCAAAATAAACAGGAACATGGGCTATGATCCCATGTACTCAGCAAAATAAATCCAATCAGGCAACCActaacaataaatatgtaactTAATTTGATAAATTAATTTAGATTGGTTTAAATATGTAATTTCATAATGTCTTACTTTAGATTAATCTTTTCATTCCATCGAAAATTCTCTTCTAGATGATATGCGATTGCATCTTAGTTAGAAAAACGATCGAGTTGAAACTAAGACTAAGAAAATAGTTAGAAAATATGAGCTTAGACTTtctcctccccccccccccccccccgccggCCCCTAATACATTAATATAACTGATCTTATCTGAAGTTCCATGAAGTAAAGCTAACTGAAATTTACACACGAACTTCTTTGAATGTACTAACTGCGATCAAAAGCTAATTGGCTTTAGTTGCATTCTTCGTTCTTCACTTTCACAAAACCCTTTGAGAATGATATAATGGAGAAGGCTCGCATGACATGGTGTAAAATAGAGCAACTTGTATAGTAGTACTAAAATTATTTCACAAAAGAAAATTCTGATCTTGTGACTGTAGGAATTACATATAATTCATAAATTTACACAACCGAAATTTTTGCCTTACCAAAAAGGGGGAATGAATCTCTCATTTTGATCTCTTTTTTTAATCAATCAGAAAGATCTTTCACATCCCACCGTCCACCATTCTGAGCATCATAAGAACGTATTAATGGCACATGATGTACAAGCTGATAAAGACTGCCACCATTTTTCTCGAGCATGGAGACAAAATTTCTCGGCATATCATACAAATGAATCTCCTTGAGTTGGCTGAGGTCATCTATACCAACTGGAATATGCCTTAACTGACCGCATCGCCTTATGATCAGCTTTTGTAGACAAGGCAATGAATTGCGTTCCATTATGACCATTTTCAGCTGTGGAAGGAGCTCCAACTCCAGTATCTTGAGCTTCTGAAATTTGCCAGCATTGAAATCCAGTTGCTCCCCATTATAGGCGTCAAGCAGCTGGAGTTCTAGTAAATTAGGAAGATCTTGAAGGCTATTAATGGGATTGTTGGACTGTTGATCCAGCCGAGACCACTTCAAACGAAGCCTTACCAGATCGTGAAGTTTGGAAATCCAGCTAGGCATCCTCTCCAGTCTTCCATTCAAATACAAACGCTGGAGTCGAGGAGGAtgtgaaatttcttgcatgtctAAAACTTCAGCCTCATTTTCTGCTGCCACATTCAAAGAATGCAAATTTGGCAGCATTTGAATGGTCTCAGACAAGATCCTTCCATCTTCTTTGCGCAAACCCATGATTCCCAGCCGTCTCAGTTCTCTGAGGCCTCGCATTGCAACaatgattttgtgatttttattgACTTGCACAAACAGTAGCTTGCGAAGATTGGCCGACCACGTGATCTCTCCTGCGACCTCAAATCCTTTAATTGTGTTAAATGCCACATAATGTTCAATGTCATATCTGTAAACAAGTAAGTAACGAAGCTTAGAAAGATGGCATATTTCTTTTGGCAGCGTTCTGACTAATGTTTGTTTGAGGTCCAAGGTTTCAAGGTGCTTAAGCTTTCCTATTGATttcggaatgcttctgattCCTGTATTCCTCAAACACAAGTACCTCAACAACAATAGTTCTTCAATGTCTGCAGGAAACATGTCCAAGTTTGCACCCTCCAGATGCAATTCCCTCAACATCTTTAAGCTTGAATAGCCAATTGGAATGGAGTGCTGGTATGGATCCAATGAGTCAAATATTAGCAAAGCACGAGCACGAAGATTTGGGCACAGCTGGCCTAGATCACCTTTATGGATCGATATTCGCCTGATCCTTTCGTTACTGACGGCAAATGTACGTTGTTCTGGATAAACTTCACAAAACTTTTCATCTTGAAGCTGTGAGAGAACAATCTCATGCATAATATTTTGAACATGACAAGTTCTTGGTCTCCCATCGATGTCCATTTGCCACACCTGAACCAAGTTTCTTTGAATGAGCTCGTTCAGGTATTCTTCCCCCAAATCTTCGAGTTCTTTTCCATTGTTCCCTTCTGTGATGAAGTCTTCTGCTATCCATAACCGTATTAGCTTTGTGCGCTGGATGGGGTGATTAGGGGGAAAAGTATTCATCAACAGAAAACAGTTTTTAAGATGGTAAGGTAAGTCATCATAACTAAGAATCAACACTTTTGCAATATTTGCAAGCCGGCCATGGCTTGTCAGTTCTGATGCAAGACTATCACGCAATTTTTTCCATTCAGGTTCCCTTTCCCCCTTAGTTGACAAAAGGTGACCAATTTCAGTGATTGCCAATGGTAGCCCTTCACATTTTCCTAGAATTTCATTGGACAGTGTAGCTAAAGCTGGAGGGCATATACGAGACCCTGGAAAGGCGATTCTGTGAATGAGTTCCTTAGCCTTTTCTAGAGATAGATGCTGAATGGGATGGACATCAACGGATCCATCTTTCAGTGAATAGGCTATATCCCCTCTTCGCGTGGTGATGATTATTCTACTCCTATTCCTTCTTGGCAATGCTAACATAATAGATCTCCAAACATCATCAACCCACAGATCATCGAGGACAATTACATACCTCTTATCCAGCAAATACTCCTTAATGCGGTTGATGTAGAAGTCCAAGCTTTGCTGCAGGAGAGTTGGGGCTGTTTCCGCCCTGGAGCTGCA contains:
- the LOC113709362 gene encoding uncharacterized protein isoform X2 — its product is MAFTPLKQLKLVSGVSDMMIGFFSQLELIRVNASETMEAYIILRNLDDGQEEQERKGSCVEEEEEWGKAKPSTLKNKLREALEEASEDGSLSDRTFCTEESIPGFNEAFNKFLTLYPKFQCSETIDQLRLDFVRVVLLFSNATVLGFIYI
- the LOC113709370 gene encoding disease resistance protein RPM1; the protein is MTDPCVQFVLAKLDAFLKRELQLPKKVDTGIRTLGSELDSIAAFLSAAHQRAVQDQQILNWVRKVQDAAYDIIDILDLFDHHKAENGRAISVTRRRAYRSIADQINDIKSILEEINKGRERYPPANSSQAALPPSPTTNRDYSDLHPRFAPLFLSDADVVGFEEDKDMLMAWALDMVDEHKVMFVVGMGGSGKTTLAKQVFDAVKQDFCCSAWISVSKSKKNLEILRNMLDQLCRCSSRAETAPTLLQQSLDFYINRIKEYLLDKRYVIVLDDLWVDDVWRSIMLALPRRNRSRIIITTRRGDIAYSLKDGSVDVHPIQHLSLEKAKELIHRIAFPGSRICPPALATLSNEILGKCEGLPLAITEIGHLLSTKGEREPEWKKLRDSLASELTSHGRLANIAKVLILSYDDLPYHLKNCFLLMNTFPPNHPIQRTKLIRLWIAEDFITEGNNGKELEDLGEEYLNELIQRNLVQVWQMDIDGRPRTCHVQNIMHEIVLSQLQDEKFCEVYPEQRTFAVSNERIRRISIHKGDLGQLCPNLRARALLIFDSLDPYQHSIPIGYSSLKMLRELHLEGANLDMFPADIEELLLLRYLCLRNTGIRSIPKSIGKLKHLETLDLKQTLVRTLPKEICHLSKLRYLLVYRYDIEHYVAFNTIKGFEVAGEITWSANLRKLLFVQVNKNHKIIVAMRGLRELRRLGIMGLRKEDGRILSETIQMLPNLHSLNVAAENEAEVLDMQEISHPPRLQRLYLNGRLERMPSWISKLHDLVRLRLKWSRLDQQSNNPINSLQDLPNLLELQLLDAYNGEQLDFNAGKFQKLKILELELLPQLKMVIMERNSLPCLQKLIIRRCGQLRHIPVGIDDLSQLKEIHLYDMPRNFVSMLEKNGGSLYQLVHHVPLIRSYDAQNGGRWDVKDLSD
- the LOC113709362 gene encoding uncharacterized protein isoform X1, with product MRNNFFTKKNKNIITVVSASASLTLLLLPPSDSSKPFSLFPPPTHRWNSNSFFKIVTCAAPKHGIHSIEAIETSIGQLELIRVNASETMEAYIILRNLDDGQEEQERKGSCVEEEEEWGKAKPSTLKNKLREALEEASEDGSLSDRTFCTEESIPGFNEAFNKFLTLYPKFQCSETIDQLRLDFVRVVLLFSNATVLGFIYI
- the LOC113709362 gene encoding uncharacterized protein isoform X3; translated protein: MAFTPLKQLKLVSGFFSQLELIRVNASETMEAYIILRNLDDGQEEQERKGSCVEEEEEWGKAKPSTLKNKLREALEEASEDGSLSDRTFCTEESIPGFNEAFNKFLTLYPKFQCSETIDQLRLDFVRVVLLFSNATVLGFIYI